DNA from bacterium:
GACAGCATCAGGTCGCCGCCGCCGGCGAGGTAGGTGCCGAGCGCCCCACGATCCGCATCCGTCAAGCCGGGCGAGGCCGCTTCGGTGTTCCAGACGACCTTCGTGAAGACGCCGAAATCGAGGGCGTCGGGGCGTCCCATGGCCTTGACGTCCCAGGCCGACCAGGTGGCGCCGGCCGCGTCCATCGCGGCGGTGAAGTACGGTGCGTAGCCGTTGGCTTCATCCGTGTCCACGTAGAGCAGGTCCGAGCCCGGGGTGATCAGTACGAAGGTGCGGTCGATCCGGAGATCGCGGTCGCCCCGGCTGGTCAGGCTCATCGTGATCGTGCCCGTGGCGCCGTTCGTCGACGGCGTGACGTCGATGGAGATTATCTCCTCCGCGTCCGGGGCGAGCTCCACGCTGAAGTCAGTGACCCAGGGCGGGTAACAGGTTGTGCCCGCGCAGGCGGAGACCTGCCAGCCGGGGGCGTCGACATCCATGTGGAAGTCGTAGGTGTCGGACAGGGCGCCGGCGTTGACCACCCAGCCGTCGAAGCGGAACAACTCGTCCACGGGCGATACCTTGCCGTAGCGCTCGGCGTAGTACGAGGCCGCGTAGGACAGGGGAGGGGCGGACGTCGCCGCTTGCAGGACCTCCTTGGTGTCGAAGTCCTGGACCCAGGCCACCACCTGCAGATCGGTATCCAGCCAGGCGGGGTCCACGGTCGACGGCAGGTTGAAGGTGAGCGAGTCGCCCTCGTCGATCGTGAAGCAGGTGCCGTTGAAGTTGGGGATCTGGTCTCGCATCGTCCAGTGGAAGTCGGTCTCGCCGTTGTCCCCGGGCGGCGTGTCGTAATGCTCGAGCTCGTCGACCACTGCCACGTGCAGCCGCAGTTCGCCGGCTGGCGGCGGCGCCACGGCCTTGATGCCGACGGCGACTGTCAGGTCCGCGCCGTCGAGGTCGTACGCCACGACCATGCTCAGGGGAGTCAGCATGTCACGGCAGTCGTCGATCGCCGCGGACAGATCGTCGGCGTTGCCGGGCACGGGCTTGTTGACGCCCCCGGTGATCAGGTCGGGAGCGTCGGCGATCTCGTAGTAAAAGGCCCTGATGAAGTTGTCCGCCGGGTTCGCCGTGTAGAAGGGGTCCGCGGCTTCCGGCCAGTTCAGGTGGAACTGGACGTTGACGACCTCGTGGTTGCTGCGGTCGTCGACGACCTGGCTGGTCACCAGATTGGCGCCGGCGCAGCCCGCGCAGCTGACGTTGGTGAAGGTCTCCAGCAGGACGGTGCGCTGCACCGTGTGGGCGGCGGCCGCGAGGGCGCAGCCGAGGACCGCGGACGTCATGATGACGAGCTTGAGGTGTCTCACGGCTGGTCCCTTTCATGGGCGGTCGGCGTGGCGCCGGCCTGCAGCACATCCCGCGTGACTTCGTCCTGGACGAAGGCGATGGCGAGCAGGTTGTCCGGCACGCCGGACCAGGTGCCCTGCCGCGCCACGGTGATCTCGAAGTGGGCGAGTGCGTCCGGCCCGATGGGCAGCGGCGTGACGTCCGCCTGGAGGAATTCGCGGCAGATCCAGTGGAATTCGTCCTCGCCGGCCTCGTTTTGCGGCTCGGTGTACAGGATGGGGTTCTCCACGATGGCGACGTTGAGCACGGCGTTGGCGTTGACGACGTCGCGCGTGGCCACGAGGTCCACGGTCACCTCGAAATCCGTGGCGTCGAAGTCGTTCACGTGCACATCGACGGCGAAGCCGGGATCCGTCGCGGCTGCGGCGTCGAGCATCAGCACCAGGTCGCCGATCGCGGGATAACCGTTCGGCTCCACCGGCAGGTCGCCGTCGAAGAAGAGGGTGGGCGCGGCCCAGTTCCAGGTGGTGTTGTCCGCGTAGACGGTCATGCGGGCCTGGAGCACGGCCGGGTTGGCCTCGTAGTGCAGGTCCTGCCCGCCGAAGGGGCCGCTGTACTTCAACCCGAGCATGACGTGGGGCCCGTAGCCGGCGGCCTCGACGTTGGCGAGCATGGTGTTCATGGCCGGACAGCCCACGCAGTTCACGCCGGACATGTACTCCAGCAGCACGATCTTGCGGGGCGCCAGCGCGAAGTCGGCGTCGCTGTCGCCGGCCGCCTGTACGACGACCTGCTGCGCCGCCGGCGCGTGGAAGTTGCGGCGGGATACGGCCACATCGTAGGCGCCGGCGGCCAGGGCGAAGACGTGCGGAGTGATCTCGCCGGTGTCGCTGCCGTCCAAGTGGATGGAGGCGCCGGGGGGCGAGGAGGTAACCGACAGGGAGCCGAAGACGCCGGTGTCCGTCATGGCGAAGTCGGCTGTCATGTCGGCTCCGGCCCCGACCGTGACGTCCAGGCTGACGGGGTCCGACGTGTAGCCGCTCTTCTCCACGTGCACGGTGTAGTCGCCGGCGGCCAGCGTGAAGGTGTGGGGGGTCGTCTGGCCGGCGTCGTCGCCATCCAGGAATATCTGCGCGCCGGCGGGGGTGGAGGTGACGGTCAGGGTCCCCGCGGGCAGCATGCCGAAATCGACGGGCGGCGTGCCGTCGGGCGCCAGGTCGATCGTGCGTCCGCCGCCGTCGGCAACGTATCCGTCCAGCGCGACGTCGACGGTGTGCTCGCCGACCACGAGCGTGAAGGTGTGCGGCGTCACCTCGCCGCTGTCCTCCCCGTCCAGGAAGATCGCGGCGCCGGCGGGCGTCGAGGTGACCGTCAACTCGCCGAGCTCCGCCAGGGTGAAGCCTGCCTGAACGCGCTGGCCGGGAGGCACGTTGACGGTGCGGATGACCGGTGTGATCTGGAAGCCGGACCTGGTGACGGCTACGGTGTGGGAACCGACGGGGAGCAGCAGTTCCGCAGGCGTCGTGTCGCCGGTCGTCGCACCGTCGATCAGGATCGTCGCGCCGGCCGGCTCAGAGAAGACCAGCAGCGTTCCGAGCGGTTCGAGACGCCCGCATGAAGCGGCCAGACCGGCCAAGCCCATGGCCACGACGACGAACGAATGCCATTTCCTCATTGAGTTTCCCTGTCCCAGGTTGGCGACGTGCGCAAGGTCCAGCGGGGGAGATGGTTTGCCTCTTGATATGTTACATCATGGATCCCATGGAGTCAACGAACGGTCAATGGGTTTCGCAACTCGGCCGGTCAATGCCCCTCAGGTTGATGGGGGATGTGGTGTCGTTCGCGAACTTGCGGACGGACAGCTTCGCAGCTTGGTCCGCGTCATAGTCTGAAAAACCGGGATCGCATACGCCGGGGCAGTATTTCCGGACATGTTAACCTGGGATTAAAGAACGAGACCCCAATGCGTGGCATATATTGAATTAGAGAATCATTATTGTAAAAATACCTATAATTAATAGGACATCTATAGTTCAAATCTTGAAAGGCTTGTGTTAAAATAATCGAAACCTCGGTGTTTGTGATCCGGCAATTCCCCGCTTTGCCGGGTTATTCATGTGCCCACCCCATGGAAAGGATCATCACGATGCGAGTGAAAACCATGCTATTGATTTTCGCTGCGTGCGTACTGGCCGCGAGTACGGCCTTCGGCGCGACGACCAGCATTCCGGTCAAGGGCGGCGCAAGCCAGCTTCTATTGACCTCCGATCGCGACGACGGGCTGCGATTCCGCATCGATGTCGGCGCATTGTCGGCCCTGGACGTGAGTACCAAGGCCGGCGCGTTCACCCGGATCACCATTCCGGGCTTTCACGCTTCGCACGTGGAGGGGGCCCCCGAGCTACCGATGATGAACCGGCTCGTGGCCATTCCCTACGGCGCATCGGCCCGCATCGAGGTCCTCTCCGTACAGAGCCGGACCATTGATCTGGCGGCGTATGGCGTGACCAACCCGATCTTCCCGGCCCAGCCGCCGGTATCCAAGAGCGCGGATCTGGAGAACCTGCCTTTCCTCTACGATCGCGCGGCCTACGCCCAGCCCAAGGTCGCGGGCGAGATGGCCCGTATCGTGGCGCTGGGTTCGTTGCGCTCCCAGGCGCTGGGTCGTCTGGAGATCTCACCCGTGGAATACCTGCCCCGCGAGAACCAGCTCGTGGTTCACGAGTCCATGGACGTGCGCGTGGTCTTCGAGGGCGGTGACAGGGCTGCCGGCGACGAGCTCTTCGCCAGCACCTACAGCCCGTTCTTCGCGCCCGTGTTCGCGAACGTGGCCGGGATCAAGACCGACCACATCGACCATCCCGATCGCGTGGGCGACAAGGTGACGATGGTGATCGTCACCGCTCCCGAGTTCGAGTACCAGCTGGCCGACTTCGCGACCTGGAAGACCGAGCGCGGCTTCGAGGTCATCATGGCCGTGATCGGCACCCCGGAGGTGGGTTCGACGTCGACGTCGATCCAGACCTACCTGCATGGACTGTACAACGGCGCGACGCCGGAGAACCCGGCGCCGAGCTTCGTGCTGTTCGTGGGTGACGTGGCCCAGTGCCCGACGTTCACCCTGAGCGGCGACGCGACCGACCGCCCGTACTGCGCGGTGGACGGCGATCTGTACCCCGAGATGTACTACGGTCGTTTCTCGGCGACGAACAGCGCGCAGCTCCAGGCGCAGCTGGACAAGACGATGATGTACGACCAGTTCACGATGCCCGACCCAGGCTATCTGAGCGACGTGACGATGATCGCGGGTGTGGACGCGGGCTACGCGCCGACCCACGGCAACGGCCAGATCAACTACGGGACCGAGCACTACTTCAACGCGGCGCACGGGATCACCAGCAATACCTATCTTTACCCTGCGTCGGACGCCCCCGGGGCCGCGGCCGCGATCGTCCAGGACTGTCAAAACGGCATCGGATACATCAACTACACCGCTCACGGCAGCACGACGAGCTGGAGCGACCCGAGCTACACCCAGTCGAACATCAACAGCCTGAGCAACTACGGCAAGTACTTCCTGGCCGTCGGCAACTGCTGCCTGACCTCGAGCTACGATATCGGCGAGTGCTTCGGCGAGACGTTCCTGCGCGCGACGGACAAGGGCGCGGTCGGCTACATCGGCGGGTCGAACTCGACCTACTGGAACGAGGACTACTGGTGGGGCGTGGGATTCCACGCGTCGAGCCAGATCGACGGCACGGCCTGGCCCGTCGAGAGCACGGGCATCGGCGCGTACGACGGCGTGTTCCACGATCACGGGGAAGCGCCGGCGCAGTGGTACGTGACCAACGACGCGGTGGTGTTCTGCGGCAACATGGCCGTCACCGAGGCCGGTTCGAGCATCGAGACGTACTACTGGAACATCTACAACCTGCTCGGCGATCCTTCCCTGAGCACGTACATGGGCGTGCCCGCGACCAACCCGGTGAGCCACATGCCGACGTTCTTCACCAACGCGGTGAGCATCGACGTCGACGCGGCACCGGGCAGCTACGTCGGCCTGACCCAGGGCGGCGTGCTGCTGGCCAGCGGCACGATCGATGCGGGCGGCAAGGCTCTGTTCGACCTGGACGGGTTCCTGACCCCCGGCACGGCGAAGCTCGTCGTGATGATGCAGAACTACGAGCCGTACGTCGTCGACGTGCCGGTGATCGTGCCGGCGACGGTGATCATCGATCCCACCTCGATCGACGCCAACGTGGCGACGGACGTGACCGTGACGGTCTACGGCGAGGACGGGGTGACGCCCGTGGTGGGCCTGGACGTGTGGGCCGAGGGTCTCGGCTACGCGACGACGCCGTTGCAGACCGACGCCCTGGGCGTCGCCGTGATCAACGTGAACTACCCGTTCGGTCCGACGATCGACATCGTGGGCAAGAACGCGGCCGACCCGTACGAGCTGTTCCGCGAGCTGTTGACGGTCAACGCCCTGGCGCTGGCGTCGCCGGACCTGACGGTGACGACGGGCATCGGCATGACCGACATGTTCCCGCTGAACCTGCCGGGCACGCTGCACGCGACGGTGGCCGAGGGCGGCCACACGCTGTATGCGGTGCTGCCGGACGACAGCGAGCTTTCGACAGGCGATTACTCCCTGGAGATCACCCCCGCGGAGACGGGCGTGATCACGGGCATCATCGCGGTCAGCGGCTATGACCTGTACAGCGAGGACTTCGACGTGATCGAAGCCTACGGCACCCTGACCGGTCACGTCGACGCGGCCGGCAGCCCGGCCGTCGGCGCGATCGTCCAGCTATTCGACGGCGCGGTCGAGATGTTCAGCGCGACGACCGATGCGAGCGGCGACTACGACATCGGCGAGGACATCCTGGTCGACGATTACTCGGTCGTGGTGGACTTCTTCGGTTACAACCACTACGAGACGCCGCTGTTCGTCAACTATGGCGCGAATGTACACGACATCGCCCTGACGTCCGCCCCGAGCGGCGTCCTGGCGGGCGTAGTCATGGACTCCGAGACGAGCGAGCTGCTCGAAGCGACGATCAACGTGTACCGCAGCGACAACGGCGAGCTCTACACGACGACGACGAGCGACGGCGTGACGGGCGCGTACGCGACCTCGGCGCTGCCGTACTTCGAGTACTCGGTGAACGTGCGCGCCTATCACCACATCCCGGTGAACATCAGCGTGGAGATCTCAGAGCCTACGGTGGTGAAGAACTTCGCGCTCGATCCGACCGTCGGCGACGTGCTCGTGATCGACGACACGCCGGCCGGCAAGGTCGTTCCCGCCAAGTACGGCGAGGACGGCAGGCTCCTGGCGCCGGCGTACGAGCGCAGCGGCGCCAAGTCCGCGGATCTCCTGGTCGCCGACCTGGAGTACCTGGGCTACGGGGTCGTGCTGGAGACGATAGCAACCACCGATCCCGCGTCGTGGCCGGGCTACGACGTGCTGCTGGTGTCGGCGGGCGACAACACCTCGAGCCTCTCCGACGCGGCCTTCCGCGACGCGATGGTCGCCTACGCGGATGTCGGCGGGCATATCCTGCTGGAGGGCGGCGAGGTAGGCTACAACCACTACAGCGACACGGACTTCGCCGAACGCGTCATGCACTCCACCGATTGGAACCATGACAGCAGCGGTATGCTCGAGGTCGCCGATCCGAGCCACTACGTGATGTCGGTGCCCAACGTCCTCTCGGGCGGCAACGTGGTCACCTATGTCGGCTACGGCGACCAGGACGCCCTGGCGCTTTTGCCCGACGCCCAGCTCGCCGGCAACTGGTCGACCTACCCGACCGACGGCGGCGTGATCTGCTACGACACCAACACGGCGCCGGAGGGCGGCCAGATCGTCTTCTTCACCTTCAACTACGCGGCGCTGGCCACGTCCTGCACGCAGAACCTGCTGCAGAACGCCATCACCTGGCTGGTCACGCCCGAGTTCGGCGACGCGTTGCTGAGCGGCACCGTCACACTCGACGGTGAGACCGATCACTCCGGCGTGCTCGTCGAGCTGATCCCGGCCGGTCTCTCCACGACGACCGACGTCACCGGCTATTACGAGTTCGCCGATATCTTCGGCGGCGACTACACCGTCAGCGTCAGCAAGGAGCACTGGCATCCCCAGTCGGCCGTGGCGACCGTCCCCAGCGGCGGCTCGCTCACGGGCTTCGACTTCACGCTGCTGCCGGTGTTCTACGGCGAGTTCACGGGCAACGTGAGCGAGATCCTCTCGGCCAAGCTCGTGGCTACGATCGAGGTGGTGGACACCGCGACCAGCGAACTTGTGGCTTCTGTCGTCTCCGATGCCGGCACGGGTGACTACGCAACCGGGCCGGTACCCTACGGCAACTACAATCTGACGGCCCGGGCCTTCGGCTACGCGCCGCAGACGTTCAACCTCGAATTGGCGACGCCCACCATGGTCCAGGACTTCGCCCTCGCGACGACCAGCGGCAGCATCCTGCTGATCGACGACCACGTCGCCGCCAAGACCGAGCCCGACAAGCTCGACGACAAGGGCAAACTCCTCGCCCCCGGCTACCAGTCCTCGGGCAAGGCCGTCGACACCATGGTCGCCGAGCTGGAGGGTCTCGGTTTCACGATCGAGGTCGAGACCATGGCCGGCACCGATCCGCTGAACTGGACCAGCTACGACATGCTGATCGTGACCAGCGGCAACAACACCACGACCCTCGCCGACGCGACCTTCCGCAGCAACCTGGTGGCCTTCGTCCAGGGCGGCGGGCATCTGCTGCTCGAGGGTGGCGAGGTCGGCTACGACCACTACTACAGCGATCCCGTCTTCGCGGCCGAGGTCATGCACGTCACCGGCTGGACCGGCGACAGCAGCGGCGACGTGACCGTCGCCGATCCCTATCACTATGTCATGAGCGTGCCGAACTTGATCACCGGCCCGATCGCCGTGACCTACGTGGGTTACGGCGACGAGGATGCCCTGCCGGTCGCGGCCGGCGCCGTCAAGGCCGGTGGCTGGACCGAGGACAGCAACGCCTCGGTCGTGTGTTACGACCCGACGTCGTCTCCCGTGGGCGGGCAGATCGTGTTCTTCACCTTCAACTACACGGCCATGGACGCCGGTTCGCGCGTCGATCTCCTGCAGAACGCAGTCATCTGGCTGCTGGCGACCGAGGAGCCGGGAACGGCCGCGATCAGCGGCACGGTCGAGCTCCTCGGCGAGCTCGATCATTCCGGCACCCTGGTCGAGTTGCTCCCCGGCGGCGGTTCCCTGGTCACCGGTCCTGACGGCGCCTACGCCTTCACGGGCCTGTTCGCCGGCACCTACGCCCTCCGGGCTTCCCATGCGGGCTGGGGTACCGGCAACATCGAGGTCACGTTCGCAGTCGGCGAAGTCATCACCGGCTTCGACCTGATCCTCAACCCGGAATACAACCAGGAATTCTGCAGCACGCCGGCCTTGGCCATACCCGACAACACCCCCGCCGGCATCACCGACGCCATCGCCGTATCGCTCAACGGTGGCTACGCGGTCAGCGGCGTCGAGGTGTTCGTGGACATCACCCACACCTGGCAGGGCGATCTCATCGTGGCGTTGACCTCGCCGGGAGGCACCACCATCACCCTGCACAACCGCACCGGCAGTTCCGTGGACGACATCTTCGGATGGTACCCCACCGAGCTGGACCCGGAGGGGGATCTCGACGATTTCGTCGGCGAAGACACCGACGGCGACTGGACGCTGTTCGTCAGTGACAATGCCAGCCTCGACACCGGCACCCTGAACGAGTGGTGCATGAGCTTCTCGTACGCCCAGCCCGTGCCCGTGGGCGCCGGCGCCATGACCGCCTCGTCCGGCAGCGAAGGCGTCATGCTGATCTGGGAGTACGAGCCCGCCCTGGTGGACGGTTTCCACGTCTACCGTCGTACCGCCGGTGAAGAGGCCCAGCGCCTGACCGGCGACGCCTTGAGCAACGCGGAGGGCCGCATCGAGTACCTCGACGTGCCCTACGGCATCGCTCCCGGCTCCAAGCTCTACTACAGCTACGCGCTCGTGGTGGACGGCGTGGAGACGGACAGGGGAGCCGAGGTGGAGGTCGTCTACAACGGTACGCCGGCCCGCTTCGTGATGCACCGGAACTACCCGAACCCCTTCAACCCCACGACCTCGATCAAGTTCGAGCTGCCCAAGCCCGGACATGCCAAGCTCATGGTCTACGATCTGAGCGGGCGCATGGTCAGGACGCTCGTGGACGAGAACCTGCCGGCGGCTGTCCATCAGCGCCAGTGGGATGGCACCAACGACCAGGGCCGACGCGTAGCCAGCGGAACCTACTACTTCCGCCTGACCGCCGACGGACACACCGCCGTCCAGAAGGTGATGCTGGTCAAATAACTCGACGCGCAGAGGGAGAGGGTCGACACCCTCTCCCTCCAGGCGCGCTCGCTGCGAGCGCCTCTGCTGCGCAGAGGCTTACGGGAGAGGGTATCGACCCTCTCCCTTTTCCATCGCCGTGAGACGGTGTTTCCTGGCCGAAGGGATCAGGATGCGGCTGTATTTTTCAGGGAAAATGATGTATAATTAGGCAGTTGTGGAAGTCGCCCGCGTTCCCGTCCCCGCCGAACGCACTTCGCTTATCCGAACA
Protein-coding regions in this window:
- a CDS encoding PEGA domain-containing protein, translating into MRKWHSFVVVAMGLAGLAASCGRLEPLGTLLVFSEPAGATILIDGATTGDTTPAELLLPVGSHTVAVTRSGFQITPVIRTVNVPPGQRVQAGFTLAELGELTVTSTPAGAAIFLDGEDSGEVTPHTFTLVVGEHTVDVALDGYVADGGGRTIDLAPDGTPPVDFGMLPAGTLTVTSTPAGAQIFLDGDDAGQTTPHTFTLAAGDYTVHVEKSGYTSDPVSLDVTVGAGADMTADFAMTDTGVFGSLSVTSSPPGASIHLDGSDTGEITPHVFALAAGAYDVAVSRRNFHAPAAQQVVVQAAGDSDADFALAPRKIVLLEYMSGVNCVGCPAMNTMLANVEAAGYGPHVMLGLKYSGPFGGQDLHYEANPAVLQARMTVYADNTTWNWAAPTLFFDGDLPVEPNGYPAIGDLVLMLDAAAATDPGFAVDVHVNDFDATDFEVTVDLVATRDVVNANAVLNVAIVENPILYTEPQNEAGEDEFHWICREFLQADVTPLPIGPDALAHFEITVARQGTWSGVPDNLLAIAFVQDEVTRDVLQAGATPTAHERDQP
- a CDS encoding proprotein convertase P-domain-containing protein yields the protein MLLIFAACVLAASTAFGATTSIPVKGGASQLLLTSDRDDGLRFRIDVGALSALDVSTKAGAFTRITIPGFHASHVEGAPELPMMNRLVAIPYGASARIEVLSVQSRTIDLAAYGVTNPIFPAQPPVSKSADLENLPFLYDRAAYAQPKVAGEMARIVALGSLRSQALGRLEISPVEYLPRENQLVVHESMDVRVVFEGGDRAAGDELFASTYSPFFAPVFANVAGIKTDHIDHPDRVGDKVTMVIVTAPEFEYQLADFATWKTERGFEVIMAVIGTPEVGSTSTSIQTYLHGLYNGATPENPAPSFVLFVGDVAQCPTFTLSGDATDRPYCAVDGDLYPEMYYGRFSATNSAQLQAQLDKTMMYDQFTMPDPGYLSDVTMIAGVDAGYAPTHGNGQINYGTEHYFNAAHGITSNTYLYPASDAPGAAAAIVQDCQNGIGYINYTAHGSTTSWSDPSYTQSNINSLSNYGKYFLAVGNCCLTSSYDIGECFGETFLRATDKGAVGYIGGSNSTYWNEDYWWGVGFHASSQIDGTAWPVESTGIGAYDGVFHDHGEAPAQWYVTNDAVVFCGNMAVTEAGSSIETYYWNIYNLLGDPSLSTYMGVPATNPVSHMPTFFTNAVSIDVDAAPGSYVGLTQGGVLLASGTIDAGGKALFDLDGFLTPGTAKLVVMMQNYEPYVVDVPVIVPATVIIDPTSIDANVATDVTVTVYGEDGVTPVVGLDVWAEGLGYATTPLQTDALGVAVINVNYPFGPTIDIVGKNAADPYELFRELLTVNALALASPDLTVTTGIGMTDMFPLNLPGTLHATVAEGGHTLYAVLPDDSELSTGDYSLEITPAETGVITGIIAVSGYDLYSEDFDVIEAYGTLTGHVDAAGSPAVGAIVQLFDGAVEMFSATTDASGDYDIGEDILVDDYSVVVDFFGYNHYETPLFVNYGANVHDIALTSAPSGVLAGVVMDSETSELLEATINVYRSDNGELYTTTTSDGVTGAYATSALPYFEYSVNVRAYHHIPVNISVEISEPTVVKNFALDPTVGDVLVIDDTPAGKVVPAKYGEDGRLLAPAYERSGAKSADLLVADLEYLGYGVVLETIATTDPASWPGYDVLLVSAGDNTSSLSDAAFRDAMVAYADVGGHILLEGGEVGYNHYSDTDFAERVMHSTDWNHDSSGMLEVADPSHYVMSVPNVLSGGNVVTYVGYGDQDALALLPDAQLAGNWSTYPTDGGVICYDTNTAPEGGQIVFFTFNYAALATSCTQNLLQNAITWLVTPEFGDALLSGTVTLDGETDHSGVLVELIPAGLSTTTDVTGYYEFADIFGGDYTVSVSKEHWHPQSAVATVPSGGSLTGFDFTLLPVFYGEFTGNVSEILSAKLVATIEVVDTATSELVASVVSDAGTGDYATGPVPYGNYNLTARAFGYAPQTFNLELATPTMVQDFALATTSGSILLIDDHVAAKTEPDKLDDKGKLLAPGYQSSGKAVDTMVAELEGLGFTIEVETMAGTDPLNWTSYDMLIVTSGNNTTTLADATFRSNLVAFVQGGGHLLLEGGEVGYDHYYSDPVFAAEVMHVTGWTGDSSGDVTVADPYHYVMSVPNLITGPIAVTYVGYGDEDALPVAAGAVKAGGWTEDSNASVVCYDPTSSPVGGQIVFFTFNYTAMDAGSRVDLLQNAVIWLLATEEPGTAAISGTVELLGELDHSGTLVELLPGGGSLVTGPDGAYAFTGLFAGTYALRASHAGWGTGNIEVTFAVGEVITGFDLILNPEYNQEFCSTPALAIPDNTPAGITDAIAVSLNGGYAVSGVEVFVDITHTWQGDLIVALTSPGGTTITLHNRTGSSVDDIFGWYPTELDPEGDLDDFVGEDTDGDWTLFVSDNASLDTGTLNEWCMSFSYAQPVPVGAGAMTASSGSEGVMLIWEYEPALVDGFHVYRRTAGEEAQRLTGDALSNAEGRIEYLDVPYGIAPGSKLYYSYALVVDGVETDRGAEVEVVYNGTPARFVMHRNYPNPFNPTTSIKFELPKPGHAKLMVYDLSGRMVRTLVDENLPAAVHQRQWDGTNDQGRRVASGTYYFRLTADGHTAVQKVMLVK